A stretch of Thermococcus bergensis DNA encodes these proteins:
- the nuoF gene encoding NADH-quinone oxidoreductase subunit NuoF: MSEIKAIAVGMNSCGIAAGARETYEALKKELEKRNLNIKLKIVGCVGMCYREPLVDIITENKIITYGHVDPKKVPRIIEEHVINGKPIKEWIVKRDWWENGERKTWDVDGYFAKQKKIVLENSGYINPEDIEEYIAAGGYEALKKALKMEPEEIIDIITKSGLRGRGGAGFPTGLKWKFTRQAEGDIKYVICNADEGDPGAFMDRNVLEGDPHRVIEGMIIGAYAVGASKGFIYVRAEYPLAVKRLRIALKQAREKGFLGENILGSGFSFDIKIKEGAGAFVCGEETALIASIEGKRGMPRPRPPYPAQKGLFGKPTVINNVETWANVPWIIKHGWEAFASLGTEKSKGTKVFALSGKIKHGGNVEVPMGITLREILYEIGGGTKTGKKIKAVQLGGPSGGCIPDYLFDTPVDYESVTATGAIMGSGGMVVMDEDTCMVDVAKFFLDFTVKESCGKCTFCRLGTKRMWEILDKITKGQGTMEDIKELEELAPMVKAGSLCGLGQTAPNPVLTTLRYFKEEYIAHVKDKRCPAKVCKPLIKYVIITDKCTGCTACAIFCPVKAISGEKLKPHVIDQEACIKCGTCYNVCRFDAIKIIDAYEGD; encoded by the coding sequence ATGTCTGAGATCAAAGCCATTGCAGTCGGCATGAACTCTTGTGGAATTGCTGCGGGGGCTAGAGAGACTTATGAGGCACTCAAAAAGGAACTTGAAAAAAGAAATCTAAACATCAAGCTCAAAATCGTTGGATGCGTTGGCATGTGCTACCGCGAACCTCTCGTGGACATAATTACCGAGAATAAGATCATCACATACGGTCATGTTGACCCTAAGAAAGTTCCGAGGATCATAGAGGAGCACGTCATCAACGGAAAGCCCATAAAGGAGTGGATAGTGAAGAGGGACTGGTGGGAGAACGGCGAGAGGAAGACTTGGGATGTTGACGGCTACTTCGCCAAGCAAAAGAAGATAGTTCTTGAAAACTCCGGCTACATAAATCCTGAGGACATAGAGGAATACATAGCTGCTGGAGGCTATGAGGCCCTTAAAAAAGCTCTCAAAATGGAGCCAGAGGAGATAATAGATATAATCACCAAATCGGGGCTTAGAGGGAGAGGTGGAGCTGGATTCCCAACTGGATTGAAGTGGAAGTTTACACGGCAGGCAGAGGGAGATATAAAGTACGTTATCTGCAACGCCGACGAGGGAGACCCGGGAGCATTTATGGATAGAAATGTCCTCGAAGGAGATCCGCACAGGGTAATAGAGGGCATGATAATAGGAGCCTATGCCGTAGGAGCTTCCAAGGGGTTTATATACGTGAGAGCCGAGTATCCCCTCGCAGTAAAGCGCCTTAGGATAGCGCTCAAACAGGCAAGAGAGAAAGGATTTTTGGGAGAAAACATTCTAGGAAGTGGCTTTTCTTTTGATATAAAGATTAAAGAGGGTGCTGGAGCCTTTGTCTGTGGTGAGGAAACGGCTTTGATAGCTTCAATTGAAGGGAAGCGTGGCATGCCAAGGCCAAGGCCACCATATCCAGCTCAAAAGGGTCTTTTCGGCAAGCCAACTGTTATAAACAATGTTGAAACTTGGGCAAATGTCCCCTGGATTATTAAACACGGCTGGGAGGCATTTGCATCCCTTGGAACTGAGAAGAGCAAGGGTACTAAGGTATTTGCTCTCTCGGGCAAGATAAAGCATGGAGGAAACGTAGAGGTTCCTATGGGAATAACGCTTAGAGAAATCCTATATGAGATTGGCGGTGGCACTAAGACCGGTAAGAAAATTAAGGCAGTTCAGCTTGGAGGCCCATCTGGTGGGTGCATACCCGATTACCTCTTTGACACTCCTGTAGATTACGAAAGCGTAACTGCAACTGGTGCTATAATGGGTAGCGGTGGAATGGTAGTTATGGACGAAGACACGTGCATGGTGGATGTTGCTAAATTCTTCCTCGACTTCACTGTAAAAGAGTCCTGCGGTAAGTGCACCTTCTGCCGTCTTGGTACTAAGAGAATGTGGGAAATCTTGGATAAGATAACCAAAGGGCAAGGGACTATGGAAGACATAAAGGAACTTGAGGAACTTGCCCCCATGGTGAAAGCCGGTTCTCTATGTGGCCTTGGACAAACGGCACCAAACCCTGTTTTAACAACACTTCGGTATTTCAAGGAGGAGTACATAGCTCACGTGAAGGACAAGAGATGCCCGGCTAAGGTATGCAAGCCTCTCATAAAGTACGTCATAATAACAGATAAATGCACAGGATGTACGGCATGTGCAATTTTCTGCCCTGTCAAAGCTATAAGCGGAGAGAAGCTTAAGCCGCATGTAATAGACCAAGAAGCGTGCATAAAATGCGGAACATGTTATAATGTCTGCAGGTTTGATGCCATAAAGATAATTGATGCCTATGAGGGTGATTGA
- the nuoE gene encoding NADH-quinone oxidoreductase subunit NuoE: MDSKFEYIYNYEPNPSSLIPLLQKTQEIFGYLPREALEEISKYLKLPLSRVYGVATFYAQFRFKPLGKYVIKICHGTACHVNGAVNISQAIKEEVGVEEGQTTEDGLITLERVACLGCCSLAPVIMINEKVFGKLTPEKVRKIIKNLKEGKLNV; the protein is encoded by the coding sequence ATGGATTCGAAGTTTGAGTATATCTACAATTATGAGCCGAATCCGAGTTCTTTGATTCCATTGTTGCAGAAAACTCAGGAAATTTTTGGATATCTTCCAAGAGAAGCTTTAGAGGAGATTTCGAAATACCTAAAACTGCCTTTGAGCAGAGTTTATGGTGTTGCTACATTCTATGCCCAGTTCCGCTTCAAGCCCCTAGGCAAATATGTTATAAAAATATGCCACGGCACCGCTTGCCACGTTAACGGAGCAGTCAACATTTCTCAGGCAATTAAAGAGGAAGTTGGTGTCGAAGAAGGACAAACAACCGAGGATGGGCTTATAACCCTTGAAAGAGTCGCCTGCCTGGGCTGCTGCAGTCTTGCTCCTGTTATAATGATAAACGAGAAGGTCTTTGGCAAATTAACGCCTGAGAAGGTTAGGAAAATAATCAAAAACCTCAAGGAGGGAAAGCTCAATGTCTGA
- a CDS encoding IS982 family transposase (programmed frameshift) gives MVVMNFQQEILIIKSEIYPIISKHYPKNTHREIISLYDLITFAILAHLHFNGVYKHAYRVLIEEMKLFPKIRYNKLTERLNRHEKLLLLAQEELFKKHAREYVRILDSKPIQTKELARKNRKEKKGSSEIISEKPAVGFVPSKKKFYYGYKLTCYSDGNLLALLSVDPANKHDVSVVREKFWVIVEEFSGCFLFLDKGYVSRELQEEFLKFGVVYTPVKRENQVSNLEEKKFYKYLSDFRRRIETLFSKFSEFLLKPSRSVSLRGLVVRILGAILAVNLDRLYNFTDGGN, from the exons GTGGTTGTTATGAACTTTCAGCAGGAAATCCTGATCATAAAATCCGAAATCTATCCGATAATCAGCAAACACTACCCGAAAAACACTCACAGGGAAATAATCAGCCTCTACGACCTAATAACCTTCGCAATACTAGCACACTTGCACTTTAACGGAGTTTACAAGCACGCTTACAGAGTCCTAATCGAAGAAATGAAGCTGTTCCCCAAAATCAGGTACAACAAACTAACAGAACGCTTGAACAGGCACGAAAAACTCCTGCTCCTAGCGCAGGAAGAATTATTCAAAAAACACGCCAGAGAATACGTTAGAATACTGGACTCAAAGCCCATTCAGACCAAGGAGTTGGCCAGAAAAAACAGGAAGGAGAAGAAGGGTTCTTCAGAAATCATCTCTGAAAAGCCCGCAGTTGGGTTTGTTCCCTCTA AAAAAAAGTTTTACTATGGGTACAAGCTGACCTGTTACTCTGATGGAAATTTGCTGGCTTTACTGTCTGTTGATCCGGCGAATAAGCATGATGTGAGTGTTGTCAGGGAAAAGTTCTGGGTGATTGTTGAGGAGTTTTCTGGCTGTTTTCTGTTTTTGGATAAGGGTTACGTTAGTAGAGAACTTCAGGAGGAATTCCTGAAGTTTGGCGTTGTTTACACGCCGGTGAAGCGGGAGAATCAGGTTAGTAATCTGGAGGAGAAGAAGTTTTACAAGTACTTGTCTGACTTTCGCAGGAGGATTGAGACTTTGTTTTCGAAGTTTTCTGAGTTTCTTCTGAAGCCGAGCAGGAGTGTTAGTTTGAGGGGGTTGGTTGTCAGGATTTTAGGGGCGATTCTGGCCGTGAATCTGGACAGATTATACAACTTCACAGATGGTGGGAACTAG
- a CDS encoding 4Fe-4S dicluster domain-containing protein, with translation MYAPVKKGNIYSFQHVEKPSEIAFDYTRTMLPPKKFFVRPKDEMLRLKGGKWEESNGVEPIVLFGVHSCDIHGLEILDKVYLDEPVDPYYKKRRENSIIIGMSCMPDEYCFCKSLGTDFAMHGFDLFLHELPDGWLVRVGSVKGHEIAWENEELFEELTEEDMRNFREFEEKRANSFKKHLNKEGLEDMLDLAFNSPVWKKYEKICLGCGNCNMVCPTCRCYEVCDLWMNAYEAVRVRRYDSCFMESHGLVAGGHNFRPTRLDRFRHRYYCKSYFDPSAGFNCVGCGRCDEFCPAKIEHVKVLDEVREGLQ, from the coding sequence GTGTATGCCCCGGTGAAAAAGGGAAACATCTATTCCTTCCAGCATGTCGAGAAACCTTCAGAGATAGCCTTTGATTACACCAGAACGATGCTTCCTCCGAAGAAGTTCTTTGTGAGGCCTAAGGATGAAATGCTCAGGCTTAAAGGAGGTAAGTGGGAAGAGAGCAATGGGGTTGAACCAATAGTTCTCTTTGGGGTTCATTCATGCGATATCCACGGATTGGAGATACTTGACAAGGTTTACCTTGACGAGCCAGTAGATCCTTACTACAAGAAAAGAAGGGAAAATTCAATAATAATCGGCATGAGCTGTATGCCAGATGAATACTGCTTCTGCAAAAGCTTAGGAACAGATTTCGCCATGCACGGCTTTGATCTATTTTTGCATGAGCTCCCAGATGGGTGGCTGGTTAGAGTGGGTAGTGTTAAAGGACATGAGATAGCTTGGGAAAATGAAGAGCTCTTTGAAGAACTTACAGAGGAGGATATGAGGAACTTCAGGGAGTTTGAAGAGAAAAGGGCCAATTCCTTTAAGAAGCACCTCAACAAGGAAGGTCTTGAAGACATGCTTGACTTAGCCTTTAACAGCCCGGTGTGGAAAAAGTACGAGAAGATATGTCTTGGATGCGGCAACTGTAACATGGTTTGTCCGACGTGTAGATGCTATGAAGTGTGCGACCTATGGATGAACGCCTATGAGGCAGTAAGGGTGAGGAGATACGATTCCTGTTTTATGGAAAGCCACGGTCTGGTTGCTGGAGGACATAACTTTAGACCAACTCGTTTAGATCGTTTCAGGCACCGCTATTACTGCAAGAGCTACTTTGATCCTTCAGCGGGCTTTAACTGCGTTGGATGCGGAAGATGTGACGAGTTCTGTCCAGCTAAGATAGAGCACGTTAAGGTTCTCGATGAGGTGAGGGAGGGGTTACAATGA
- the shyC gene encoding NAD(P)-dependent hydrogenase/sulfhydrogenase 2 subunit gamma, with protein MTFQTHDARILEVKELTSREKLFTLRFVDPELNRSFKYKPGQFVIVDIRGFGEFPISLCSTPTREGYFQLCVRRVGRMTKYMHKLKEGDIVGIRGPYGNGFPMEKMEGSTLVLVAGGLGMAPLRSVLWYALDTGKYEKIYLFYGTKAYEDILFRDEVIHLLKHGEDMNCHVKLAYEVETPSCIYLEKGYSPRVCKGVVTDLFRGETFDVENTYALICGPPVMYKYVIKELLDRKLSPGRIYMTLERRMRCGVGKCGHCIVGTSTSIKYVCKDGPVFTYWDALSTRGLI; from the coding sequence ATGACGTTTCAAACACACGATGCGAGGATTTTGGAAGTGAAAGAACTCACCTCAAGGGAAAAGCTTTTCACACTTCGCTTTGTTGATCCAGAGCTCAACAGAAGCTTCAAATACAAGCCCGGACAGTTTGTTATAGTTGATATAAGGGGTTTCGGAGAGTTTCCGATAAGCCTGTGCTCAACTCCTACTAGAGAGGGCTACTTCCAGCTCTGTGTTAGAAGGGTTGGGAGAATGACAAAATACATGCATAAGCTCAAAGAGGGTGACATAGTTGGGATTAGAGGCCCTTATGGCAATGGCTTTCCAATGGAAAAGATGGAAGGTTCAACTTTAGTTCTCGTGGCTGGCGGTTTGGGAATGGCTCCCCTTCGCTCAGTGTTGTGGTATGCTCTGGATACAGGGAAATATGAAAAAATCTACCTCTTCTACGGCACAAAGGCCTATGAGGATATTCTCTTCAGGGATGAGGTGATACACCTCCTCAAACATGGAGAGGATATGAACTGTCACGTGAAGCTCGCCTACGAAGTGGAAACCCCCTCGTGCATATACTTAGAGAAGGGCTATTCACCGAGGGTATGCAAAGGAGTCGTTACAGACCTCTTTAGAGGAGAAACCTTTGACGTTGAAAACACCTATGCACTAATCTGCGGCCCACCGGTGATGTACAAGTACGTTATCAAGGAGCTTTTAGATAGAAAGCTCTCTCCGGGAAGGATTTACATGACCCTCGAAAGGAGAATGCGCTGTGGGGTTGGGAAATGTGGCCACTGCATCGTGGGAACGAGCACCTCTATTAAATACGTGTGCAAAGACGGTCCTGTATTCACTTATTGGGATGCTCTATCTACAAGGGGGCTGATATGA
- the shyD gene encoding NAD(P)-dependent hydrogenase/sulfhydrogenase 2 subunit delta: MMLKLGVFELTDCGGCALNILFLYEKLFDLLEFYEIKEFHMASSIKEHDTLDVAIVTGTVSTQRDLNLLHYARNHSNYLIALGTCATHGDVQASVEGKIREKLEKVYGTRANPMKALDSTPIVQHVAVDYALPGCPYDKDEIYQVLMNLAKGVEPPTKDYPVCVECKLNEYECVLVKRGIPCLGPITLGGCNAVCIKSQLGCIGCRGPLPKEANPASEFEILKELGYDEEYIRRKFKTFARGELRW; this comes from the coding sequence ATGATGCTTAAGCTTGGTGTTTTTGAGCTGACCGATTGTGGAGGATGCGCTCTCAACATTCTCTTCCTCTACGAAAAGCTCTTTGATCTGCTTGAATTCTACGAAATAAAGGAATTTCACATGGCTTCAAGTATTAAAGAACACGATACCCTTGACGTTGCAATAGTTACGGGAACGGTTTCAACTCAGCGAGACCTTAATCTACTTCACTACGCAAGAAACCATTCAAACTACCTCATAGCCCTCGGAACCTGTGCCACCCATGGAGACGTGCAGGCGAGTGTTGAAGGGAAAATCAGAGAAAAGCTTGAGAAAGTTTATGGAACGAGAGCAAACCCAATGAAGGCTCTGGATTCAACTCCGATTGTGCAGCATGTGGCTGTTGATTACGCCTTGCCGGGCTGTCCCTATGATAAGGATGAAATTTATCAGGTGCTCATGAATTTGGCAAAAGGTGTTGAGCCACCTACAAAGGACTATCCGGTCTGTGTGGAGTGCAAGCTCAATGAATACGAGTGCGTTCTTGTTAAGAGGGGGATTCCTTGTTTGGGTCCAATAACGCTCGGCGGGTGCAATGCAGTCTGTATAAAATCTCAGCTGGGATGCATTGGGTGCAGGGGGCCTCTGCCGAAGGAAGCAAACCCTGCAAGTGAGTTCGAGATTCTCAAGGAGCTTGGCTACGACGAGGAATACATTCGGAGAAAGTTCAAGACTTTTGCAAGGGGTGAGCTGAGATGGTGA
- the shyA gene encoding NAD(P)-dependent hydrogenase/sulfhydrogenase 2 subunit alpha — MSIEIEAFTRVEGNGGAEIIIENGEVKDVKVKIFEGPRFFELLTLGRHYWDVPDLEARICAICYLSHSVASVLAIERAFGAEVPEEIMLLRELGLLGEVLESHALHLYLLVAPDLFGYADAIRMASKHGEVVKEGLTIKAFGNYLREVIGGREIHGINVKPGGFGRYPTVEELERMERQSEALLKFARRAVGIFAGQEYLGAKAEHYVAVNGYLYGNGLIADDGEHFDYFKCIEEKTLPYSFAKQSRYKGEVFMVGALPRVILKYEMLTPMARHLYEEYKEKLAQGYVSLNNLAQAIELVYALERTKEIARVLLDKGFEGENVPIEPKEGEGIGYVEAPRGVLVHHYRIDEKGNIAYSNIITPTAFNHAIMELSLYEEAKKRYGSSDEMTFLQKLEETVRAFDPCISCSVHVVRL; from the coding sequence GTGAGCATTGAGATCGAGGCATTTACAAGGGTTGAAGGAAACGGAGGAGCAGAAATAATCATCGAGAACGGGGAAGTGAAGGACGTTAAGGTGAAAATATTCGAAGGGCCAAGGTTCTTCGAGCTCCTCACCCTTGGAAGACACTACTGGGACGTGCCGGACTTAGAGGCTAGAATATGTGCCATATGCTATCTGTCGCATTCAGTCGCTTCAGTACTTGCCATTGAGAGAGCCTTTGGAGCTGAAGTCCCAGAGGAGATAATGCTCTTAAGAGAACTCGGCCTTCTAGGAGAAGTTTTGGAAAGCCATGCTCTACACCTCTACCTCTTAGTTGCTCCAGACCTTTTCGGGTATGCTGACGCAATAAGAATGGCAAGCAAACATGGAGAGGTAGTAAAAGAAGGCCTTACAATCAAGGCATTCGGCAACTATCTCAGGGAGGTTATTGGTGGAAGGGAGATACACGGCATAAATGTTAAGCCCGGTGGATTTGGGAGATATCCAACTGTAGAAGAGCTTGAAAGAATGGAAAGGCAAAGCGAGGCATTATTAAAGTTTGCAAGGAGGGCAGTGGGCATATTTGCAGGTCAAGAATATTTGGGTGCAAAAGCAGAGCATTACGTTGCAGTTAACGGCTACCTCTATGGGAATGGGCTGATTGCTGACGATGGAGAGCACTTTGATTATTTCAAGTGCATTGAGGAGAAAACTCTCCCATACAGCTTTGCAAAGCAGAGCAGATACAAAGGAGAGGTATTCATGGTAGGAGCCCTTCCAAGGGTAATATTGAAGTATGAAATGCTTACCCCAATGGCAAGGCATCTCTACGAGGAATATAAGGAGAAGCTCGCTCAAGGATACGTCAGCTTAAACAACTTAGCTCAAGCCATAGAGCTTGTATATGCCCTCGAGAGGACGAAGGAAATAGCCAGAGTTCTCCTCGATAAGGGCTTTGAGGGAGAAAATGTGCCGATTGAACCCAAAGAAGGAGAAGGAATAGGTTACGTTGAGGCACCTAGGGGCGTTTTGGTGCACCACTACAGGATTGATGAAAAGGGCAACATAGCGTATTCCAACATTATAACTCCTACAGCTTTCAACCACGCCATTATGGAGCTCAGCCTTTACGAAGAGGCTAAAAAGAGGTATGGAAGCTCAGATGAAATGACTTTCCTTCAGAAGCTGGAAGAAACCGTGAGGGCATTCGATCCATGCATTTCCTGTTCTGTGCACGTTGTTAGGCTCTGA
- a CDS encoding DUF257 family protein, translating into MESLEEVFKLVDKIKFGEIVLVEYYRSFIPELMTLGLLYYGKSRGLPVIIDDNFDSLHVIQKHLEFVGIEEDFRDALVVKTGGKRNVGNVVTRVKFVSEPVIYIRNYEEAGRAVFSKVEKSINIVLGLERLFLFVSSVSEFYAFILALQSFIGNEKRKAFYLVNKDIASSIPFNPLPELERVATTVIEAVPTPTSGIFAFKKSTSLDLLGKKIEIPAGVIKWK; encoded by the coding sequence TTGGAATCCTTGGAGGAGGTTTTTAAACTCGTTGATAAAATAAAGTTTGGCGAGATTGTTCTCGTTGAATACTACCGATCGTTCATACCTGAGCTTATGACCCTTGGTCTTCTGTATTATGGGAAATCGCGGGGATTGCCGGTCATAATTGATGATAACTTTGATTCTCTCCACGTTATTCAGAAGCATCTTGAATTTGTTGGCATTGAGGAGGACTTTAGAGATGCTCTTGTTGTTAAAACCGGTGGAAAAAGGAACGTTGGAAACGTTGTTACAAGGGTAAAGTTTGTCAGCGAGCCGGTTATATACATAAGAAATTATGAAGAGGCAGGGAGAGCGGTCTTCTCAAAGGTTGAGAAATCCATAAACATTGTCCTCGGCCTTGAAAGGCTGTTTTTATTTGTTTCATCGGTATCAGAATTCTACGCCTTTATCCTTGCACTTCAGTCTTTCATTGGAAATGAGAAGCGGAAGGCTTTCTATTTAGTCAATAAGGATATCGCATCGTCGATTCCATTTAATCCTCTACCAGAACTTGAAAGGGTGGCAACTACAGTAATTGAAGCCGTTCCAACACCTACGAGCGGTATTTTTGCTTTCAAAAAATCTACAAGCTTGGATCTGCTTGGAAAGAAAATCGAAATCCCAGCTGGGGTGATAAAATGGAAATGA
- the pbp11 gene encoding tRNA-binding protein Pbp11, whose protein sequence is MGLFDIFKKKEGRVEIFSKRPVAKFKVEKVFEIFGREVLVGEVVEGVIYPGYKVKGKKAALIREIEKERQKVDFALEYDKVALVLEGKLNTKAGEILEVYQS, encoded by the coding sequence ATGGGGCTCTTTGACATTTTCAAAAAGAAAGAGGGTAGAGTAGAGATATTCTCAAAAAGACCCGTGGCTAAGTTTAAGGTGGAAAAGGTCTTTGAAATCTTTGGCAGGGAAGTTCTGGTTGGAGAAGTTGTTGAGGGAGTTATTTACCCAGGCTATAAAGTAAAGGGAAAGAAAGCCGCACTCATAAGGGAGATAGAAAAAGAGAGGCAAAAGGTCGATTTTGCGCTCGAATATGATAAAGTGGCCCTTGTTTTGGAAGGAAAACTTAACACCAAAGCCGGGGAGATACTTGAGGTTTATCAATCCTAA
- a CDS encoding TatD family hydrolase has translation MIIFDNHFHVDPFKGLFLEAVKEFHKAGGTHLNVVYKSAHDYGFEGVKAEDFMKAMDFHISLVERINKETPVRAFAVIGVHPAEFAYLAERKGVEYAKNEVMKALEYAQKLCLEGKAIAIGEIGRPHYEVSEEIWNASIELMKYGMELAKEADCAVQLHTESFNEEKFRELGVIVKEVGIKPYKVVKHYSPPLVKVAEEVGVFPSILASKKALMEALMQGSRFLMETDYIDDKKRPGAVLGPKTVPKRTKAFLQQGLMDEETAYKIHVENPKKVYGIEIEE, from the coding sequence ATGATAATATTTGACAACCACTTTCACGTTGATCCCTTTAAAGGGCTGTTCTTGGAGGCGGTTAAAGAATTTCACAAGGCTGGAGGCACGCATCTCAACGTGGTTTACAAGAGCGCTCACGACTATGGGTTTGAGGGAGTTAAAGCGGAGGATTTCATGAAGGCCATGGACTTTCACATAAGCCTTGTGGAGAGGATAAATAAAGAAACCCCAGTTAGGGCATTTGCCGTGATTGGAGTTCACCCGGCGGAGTTTGCCTACCTTGCGGAGAGGAAAGGTGTGGAATACGCTAAAAACGAGGTCATGAAGGCTTTAGAATATGCCCAAAAGCTCTGCCTTGAGGGAAAGGCCATAGCGATAGGTGAAATTGGAAGACCTCATTACGAAGTCAGCGAGGAGATATGGAATGCAAGCATAGAGCTCATGAAGTATGGAATGGAATTGGCCAAAGAGGCAGACTGTGCAGTCCAGCTCCACACGGAGAGCTTTAATGAGGAGAAGTTCAGAGAGCTCGGAGTGATCGTCAAAGAAGTGGGCATAAAGCCCTACAAAGTTGTTAAGCATTACTCCCCGCCGCTGGTCAAGGTTGCCGAAGAAGTTGGCGTCTTCCCATCCATTCTAGCGAGCAAAAAAGCTCTTATGGAAGCCCTAATGCAGGGAAGCAGGTTCTTGATGGAGACCGATTACATAGACGATAAAAAGAGGCCGGGAGCTGTTTTAGGCCCCAAAACCGTGCCCAAGAGGACGAAAGCATTCCTCCAGCAGGGCTTAATGGACGAGGAAACAGCTTACAAAATCCACGTTGAGAATCCAAAAAAGGTGTATGGAATAGAGATAGAGGAGTAA
- a CDS encoding DUF3368 domain-containing protein — MSDSTPLIHLAKIGRLELLREFFGEIIIPEAVYRECVLEGGESEDARAIKNAGWIKVEKISDERLKRTLMLELDEGESETIVLALEKNAELILIDDYDGREVARVLGLRVVGTIGILLRAKFQGRIESLKEELEKLKATGFWLSEELYEKVLREAGEI, encoded by the coding sequence GTGAGTGATTCAACTCCTCTGATTCATCTTGCCAAGATTGGCAGACTTGAGCTTCTCCGAGAGTTCTTTGGGGAAATAATTATCCCCGAGGCCGTTTATCGAGAGTGCGTCCTTGAAGGTGGCGAGAGCGAAGATGCAAGGGCAATTAAAAACGCCGGATGGATCAAGGTGGAGAAGATATCCGACGAGAGGTTAAAACGCACTCTCATGCTTGAACTAGATGAAGGTGAGAGCGAGACGATAGTTTTGGCACTTGAAAAGAACGCCGAGCTTATTTTGATCGACGACTACGATGGTCGAGAAGTAGCGAGGGTTCTGGGACTTAGAGTTGTGGGAACCATCGGTATTCTCCTCAGAGCGAAGTTCCAAGGAAGAATAGAAAGTCTCAAGGAGGAGCTTGAAAAGCTGAAAGCCACGGGCTTCTGGCTGAGCGAGGAGCTTTATGAAAAAGTTTTGAGAGAAGCGGGAGAGATTTAG
- a CDS encoding UPF0175 family protein: MEIVIPEDIITAMKLPRKEVERELKIDLAVILYQRGILSLGKAAKLAGVTKREFLEELAKRKVPRHYTERELEEDVAFARGE, from the coding sequence ATGGAAATAGTAATTCCAGAAGATATAATCACCGCAATGAAGCTTCCGAGAAAAGAAGTTGAGAGGGAGCTGAAAATTGATCTTGCGGTTATTTTATATCAGCGAGGAATTCTCTCCCTCGGAAAAGCTGCTAAGCTTGCGGGAGTAACCAAGAGAGAGTTCCTTGAGGAACTGGCCAAGAGGAAAGTCCCGAGGCACTACACGGAAAGGGAGCTTGAGGAGGACGTGGCATTTGCCCGTGGTGAGTGA